The nucleotide sequence CCCAAGGGTTGGGCTGTTCGCCCATTAAAGCGGTACGCGAGCTGGGTTCAGAACGTCGTGAGACAGTTCGGTCCCTATCCGTCGCGGGCGCAGGAAATTTGAGAGGAGCTGTCCTTAGTACGAGAGGACCGGGATGGACGCACCGCTGGTGTACCAGTTGTCTTGCCAAAGGCATCGCTGGGTAGCTATGTGCGGACGGGATAAGTGCTGAAAGCATCTAAGCATGAAGCCCCCTCAAGATGAGATTTCCCATAGCGCAAGCTAGTAAGATCCCTGAAAGATGATCAGGTAGATAGGTTCGAGGTGGAAGCGTGGCGACACGTGTAGCTGACGAATACTAATCGATCGAGGACTTATCCTAATGATACGCCTAACGGCGTCACACATGAAATGGCACGGAGTTGCCGGTTACTGACACATATTATCCAGTTTTGAAAGAACAAACTCTTTCAACTTTATACAGTCTGGTGGCGATAGCGAAGAGGTCACACCCGTTCCCATCCCGAACACGGAAGTTAAGCTCTTCAGCGCCGATGGTAGTTGGGGGATTCCCCCTGTGAGAGTAGGACGCTGCCAGGCAATCCAAAAGAACAGCAGACGCTGTTCTTTTTTTTATTATGCTAAACGACCCTTTCTTTTTTTCCTTCTTCTTTCTCTATTTAATTTGTGATAAACTTACGTCATTGTTTGGAAGATTGTTAAATTGAAGGAGGGTGTCCCATGCTGGAAAATGGATTAGTTATGGCATTGATTATTTTAATTATTAATGTTTGTTATGTATCATTCTTTACGATTCGGATGATTCTAACATTAAAGGGATATCGTTATTTTGCTGCATTTGTTAGTATGGTTGAAATTATTATTTATATTATTGGTTTAGGCATGGTGCTGGATAACTTAAATGAAATTCAAAATGTTATTGCTTATGCTGTTGGTTATGGTTTAGGGGTAATCGCCGGAATGAAACTGGAAGAAAAGCTAGCGCTTGGCTACATTACTGTCAATGTGATTACTAAAGAATATGATAAGGATTTGCCAAAGCAGCTTCGAGATCAAGGTTATGGAGTGACGAGCTGGGCAGCCAATGGGCTTGAAGGAGATCGTATGGCGCTGCAAATTTTAACGCC is from Bacillus sp. PK3_68 and encodes:
- a CDS encoding DUF5698 domain-containing protein, whose product is MLENGLVMALIILIINVCYVSFFTIRMILTLKGYRYFAAFVSMVEIIIYIIGLGMVLDNLNEIQNVIAYAVGYGLGVIAGMKLEEKLALGYITVNVITKEYDKDLPKQLRDQGYGVTSWAANGLEGDRMALQILTPRKYELKLYSQIKELDPKAFIIAYEPKTIHGGFWVKTVKRGKLAE